TGGGGTCCTCGCCGTCATCGTCGCCGCCGCATCCGCTCAGGAGTGCGCCGCCGAACACCGCAGTCGTCATCGCGCTCATGCCGCCCATCAGCGAGCGACGCGAATAACGGCGGTCGATCAATTCGTTGAGATGCGTCGTGGTCGACGGGTTGGTGTCGATATCGCCATCGTCATAGGCGCCGACTTCCACAAGGCTCATTTCGGTCATCTGCATTCCCCGCGTTCGTATGGCAGCCCATTTGGCGGCGCCCCGCGGCAGCGCGGTTGCAGTTCGGTGACGCGAAAATGAAATCGCCAAGGCACTATTGTGACAGCGCTCGCCGACTTGACCGGAACGCAAAAACCGCTAAGGGCTCGCGTGCGTGTCGCCTTCGCTCATGGGCAAGGTGGCACACCGTCCGAGACAGCGGGTGATCCTCACGGATCTTAATTCCCCGCCGAGGCGGGGACAGGACCGTATTCTCGCCGCGCGCGCACGCATGCCGTGTGGCCGGATCCCGGTCATTCCCCATCGCTGGACTGTACCGTCGTCCGCGCGAAGCTCGCGCGGCCGTATGGTTCGTACCCGGAAGGACCCGTGCACCTCGCACGGACCTTCCCAATGTGGAGAATGGCATGGATCGTAGTCAAAAGACTTCGGCCGTCGCCGAGCTCAACCGCAACTTCTCCGAGGTCGCCGTGGTGGTCGTCACCCGGAACCTGGGGATGACGGTGGCGCAGTCGACCGACTTGCGCAACCGGATGCGGGATGCCGGCGCGACCTACAAGGTCTCGAAGAACAAGCTTGCCAGGATCGCACTCGACGGCACCGATTACGGCTCGATCAGCGACATGCTGACCGGTCCGGTCGGCCTGGCGACCTCGACCGACCCGGTCGCGGCTGCCAAGGTCGCCGCCGAATTCGCCAAGACGACCGACAAGTTCGAGATCGTCGGCGGTGCGATGGGCGCGACCCCGCTCGACGTGGCGGGCGTGCAGGCACTGGCCACGCTGCCGTCGCTGGACGAGCTGCGTGCGAAGATCGTCGGCCTCATCGTGGCACCTGCCACGAAGCTGGCGACCATCACCCAGGCCCCGGCCGCGCAGATCGCGCGCGTGCTGGCAGCTTATTCGGAGAAGGAAGCGGCCTGATTTCGGGCGGCATCCTGATGAATCGTTGAACCCAGTTATTGAACTTGGGGGGCACCTGTCCCCGCTTGATAGGAAGTATGATCATGGCAGACCTGAACGCGCTCGTTGAGAGCCTGAGCGAGCTGACCGTCCTCGAGGCCGCCGAGCTCTCGAAGCTGCTCGAAGAGAAGTGGGGCGTTTCGGCCGCAGCAGCGGTTGCAGCGCCGGCCGCCGGCGGCGGCGCAGCGGCCCCGGCCGCCGAAGAGAAGACCGAGTTCGACGTGATCCTGACCGGCGACGGTGGCAAGAAGATCAACGTCATCAAGGAAGTCCGCGCGATCACCGGCCTGGGCCTGACCGAGGCGAAGGCGCTCGTCGAAGGCGCGCCGAAGCCGGTCAAGGAAGGCGTGAACAAGGACGAGGCCGAGAAGGTCAAGAAGCAGCTGGAAGAAGCCGGCGCGACCGTCGAGCTGAAGTAAGCCGCAGCGCGGGGGGTGGGCCAGAGCGCCCGCCCCCCGCGCCCGGCCGGCCGACGAACGGCCCAAGCCCGTTCGTTCGACGTCGTGGAGGTCTCTCCATGACGGCCGTCAGCAGAAAAGGGGCGGCACCCGCAGGGGTGTCGCCCCTTTTTCGTGCACGCGCTCTGGCTTGCCATACACGCGGCCCTGGGCTGCTGCGCCATATGCGCAACCACGCCGGCGCTCGCAGTGACGACGGCCGGTTTGACACACCCGTCCCCGGCTCCTATATCCGGCCCATCACCACAGCTTCCGGGAAACGGCGCGCCTTGCGCAGCGGGTCGATCGGATTGGGAAGTTGCGGTTCCGGACGCTGAAAGCCGACGCATCTGATTGCGATCGGCTTTTGTGCGTTCGATCCTGCGCCTGCATTTTGACGGCTTACGAGGCACAAGCTTTTATGGCGACCAATCCGATCGACGCGGGCTCCGCGCGGACCGAAATGGCGGGGACGCGCAAGCGGCGCATCCGCAAGGTGTTCGGCAACATCCACGAAGTGGTGCAGATGCCGAACCTCATCGAGGTCCAGCGCGAGAGCTACGAGCAGTTCCTGCGCTCCGACCCGTCGATCGGCTATGTCTCCGGCCTCGAGAAGACGCTGCGCAGCGTGTTCCCGATCCGTGACTTCGCCGGCACCGCGGAACTGG
The genomic region above belongs to Sphingomonas phyllosphaerae 5.2 and contains:
- the rplL gene encoding 50S ribosomal protein L7/L12 — protein: MADLNALVESLSELTVLEAAELSKLLEEKWGVSAAAAVAAPAAGGGAAAPAAEEKTEFDVILTGDGGKKINVIKEVRAITGLGLTEAKALVEGAPKPVKEGVNKDEAEKVKKQLEEAGATVELK
- the rplJ gene encoding 50S ribosomal protein L10 produces the protein MDRSQKTSAVAELNRNFSEVAVVVVTRNLGMTVAQSTDLRNRMRDAGATYKVSKNKLARIALDGTDYGSISDMLTGPVGLATSTDPVAAAKVAAEFAKTTDKFEIVGGAMGATPLDVAGVQALATLPSLDELRAKIVGLIVAPATKLATITQAPAAQIARVLAAYSEKEAA